In a genomic window of Mucilaginibacter sp. KACC 22063:
- a CDS encoding MgtC/SapB family protein, translated as MELTYFLTHPTQTVYGNEIAKLLISVIAGSVLGLEREIRGKSAGFRTIGLICVGATIFTICSYLLGVQDNRDRIAANIITGIGFIGAGVIFRNNSSITGITTAASIWVAAAIGMLIGIGNYPLAGIALVMALFILYALDFIQEWVDYKFQHRTYKVVFRNNYMGDLLQQKALDLKLQLKKTKILRNDQQIIFQFTISGKESNLILLNQWLLDNQSILSFEW; from the coding sequence ATGGAGCTCACTTATTTTTTAACCCATCCCACCCAAACTGTTTATGGAAATGAAATTGCTAAACTGCTGATTTCAGTAATTGCCGGTTCTGTGCTCGGATTAGAAAGAGAGATCCGTGGTAAATCTGCCGGTTTTCGTACCATAGGTTTAATATGTGTGGGCGCCACTATTTTTACCATCTGCTCCTACCTATTAGGTGTTCAGGACAACCGTGACCGTATTGCTGCAAATATTATAACTGGAATAGGCTTTATAGGCGCCGGGGTTATTTTTCGCAACAATTCTTCAATAACCGGTATTACTACAGCCGCATCTATATGGGTGGCTGCCGCTATAGGTATGCTAATTGGTATTGGCAATTATCCATTGGCCGGCATAGCCCTCGTGATGGCATTGTTTATACTGTATGCACTTGATTTCATCCAGGAATGGGTAGATTATAAATTCCAGCACCGGACGTATAAAGTAGTATTCCGGAATAATTACATGGGTGATCTGCTACAGCAGAAAGCCTTAGACCTTAAACTACAGTTGAAAAAAACAAAGATCTTACGAAACGATCAGCAGATCATTTTTCAATTCACGATCTCTGGCAAAGAGAGCAACCTGATATTACTTAATCAATGGCTTTTAGATAATCAGTCGATACTTTCATTTGAGTGGTAA
- a CDS encoding Lrp/AsnC family transcriptional regulator — translation MNEVLDETDIRILQLLQQNARLTNKEIGEKLNKTATPIYERIKRLQEQGYIKGYIAVLDHKKIGFGMMAFTQVHIRNHSHENLSHFVDDIIKFDEVLECYQMSGEYDYLLKVAIKDLEAYHDFLMNKLFKVVPLGSVQTTFVLKEAKRDAGFPLTLNKKKGK, via the coding sequence ATGAATGAAGTATTAGATGAAACCGATATCCGCATATTGCAGCTTTTGCAACAAAATGCGCGGCTTACCAACAAAGAGATTGGTGAAAAGCTGAATAAAACGGCTACCCCTATTTATGAAAGAATAAAGCGCTTACAGGAACAGGGTTATATAAAGGGTTACATTGCCGTGCTTGACCATAAGAAAATCGGGTTTGGTATGATGGCTTTTACCCAAGTGCATATACGTAACCATTCGCACGAAAACCTGAGCCACTTTGTTGATGATATTATCAAGTTTGATGAGGTGCTGGAGTGTTACCAAATGTCGGGCGAGTATGATTATTTATTAAAAGTTGCTATTAAAGATCTGGAAGCCTACCACGATTTTTTAATGAATAAGCTTTTCAAGGTCGTTCCGCTGGGATCTGTACAAACAACATTTGTGTTAAAAGAAGCCAAACGCGATGCCGGCTTTCCGCTTACCCTGAATAAAAAGAAAGGCAAGTAA
- a CDS encoding DUF2252 domain-containing protein, whose product MASIYQRLTNYNNGLIPEMVQLKYKLMLENAFRFFRGTCHLFYEDLSKAKDFPDGPASWICGDLHLENFGSYKGDNRMVYFDLNDFDESILAPLTWEVVRVLTSIFVAFDTLNISPAEAKKAARLFLDTYTTTLSGGKAYYIDPRTAKGLIKDFMKTVKKRKEGDLIRHVCQGKAAALKIAIDNKTHFNIDPTLKESLKLKIAGWIEHVPEWPNHYEIKDIAFRVAGTGSVGLKRYMFLLQSNNNKHKYLIVEMKQTRPSCLSPYVTVKQPEWKSEAERLISLKRRMQNIPPALLSEIEFEGESYIFQEMQPLADKINFELIENNYKDIESVIRSMAVLTASAQIRSSGRQGSAITDELIAFAKRNDWQPKLLEYAAGYLQQVEKDYDQFTADYKDGKFALA is encoded by the coding sequence ATGGCAAGTATATATCAACGGTTAACCAATTATAATAATGGGCTGATACCGGAAATGGTACAGTTGAAATATAAACTGATGTTAGAAAACGCTTTTCGGTTCTTCAGAGGTACTTGTCATCTTTTCTATGAAGACTTAAGCAAAGCCAAAGATTTTCCGGATGGCCCGGCAAGTTGGATATGCGGCGATCTGCATTTAGAAAACTTTGGTAGTTATAAAGGCGATAACCGCATGGTGTATTTTGACCTGAATGATTTTGATGAATCTATACTTGCCCCGCTAACATGGGAGGTTGTAAGGGTACTTACAAGCATTTTTGTTGCCTTTGATACACTAAACATAAGCCCGGCAGAGGCAAAAAAGGCTGCAAGGCTGTTTTTAGATACATACACTACCACCCTTTCAGGAGGTAAGGCCTATTATATTGATCCAAGGACAGCCAAAGGACTTATAAAGGACTTTATGAAAACTGTTAAAAAACGGAAAGAGGGCGACCTGATACGGCATGTTTGTCAGGGCAAGGCTGCCGCGTTAAAAATAGCAATAGATAACAAAACGCATTTTAACATTGACCCCACCTTGAAGGAATCATTAAAGCTTAAAATAGCCGGGTGGATTGAGCATGTACCCGAGTGGCCTAACCACTATGAAATCAAAGATATTGCATTCCGTGTAGCAGGTACCGGAAGCGTAGGATTAAAACGATACATGTTTTTACTGCAAAGCAACAATAACAAACATAAGTACCTGATTGTTGAAATGAAGCAAACACGGCCATCTTGCCTATCGCCATATGTTACAGTTAAACAACCCGAATGGAAATCGGAAGCCGAGCGGTTAATCTCTTTAAAACGCCGGATGCAAAACATCCCGCCGGCATTATTAAGTGAAATTGAATTTGAAGGCGAATCGTACATTTTTCAGGAAATGCAACCCCTGGCAGATAAGATCAATTTTGAATTGATTGAAAATAATTACAAGGATATTGAAAGCGTGATCAGATCAATGGCTGTGTTAACCGCTTCTGCTCAAATCCGCAGCAGCGGCAGGCAGGGTTCTGCAATTACTGATGAATTAATTGCTTTTGCAAAACGAAACGACTGGCAGCCCAAATTACTTGAATATGCAGCCGGGTATTTACAACAGGTAGAAAAGGATTACGACCAGTTTACGGCAGATTATAAAGACGGAAAGTTTGCTTTAGCTTAA